The genomic DNA ATTAAGTTTCAGTTCATCCATGTAATACCCAGGGAAATTTTTCAGCACATCATGGGCCGGTGAGATGATGATATTCGCCTTATTCTGCAGATACTCACCGTGATCGGCCAGACCCAGGACATGTTCTGTTTGCCTGATTATATACTTTTTTACAGGATTTACAGGCTCAATATCCCGTTTTAAAGCCTGATAAAAATCCAGGGCAAGCTCCTTCGTATTTTCCTGAGCAGACAACAGCCTGATAATGTGAGCACGGAGCAGCAGGGCAATTTCGGAATTTTTCAGCCTGGACAGCACCTGTGGCTTGTCAACCAGATAGGTAATATAGTCCGAAACCACGGGCGGCAATTCTTCCGTTTCACCCACCAAATACTCCACCAGGAACGCATCAATTATATTCAGGGTAAAAACATGGACCTCCCGTTTTCCGTATTTCTCCGCCAACTCGTTGAGCAGCACTTCTTTCAGATAGGTATTTTGTCGCCTTATCTTTTCCGGTTCGGAAGATAATAGCACATACTGATACAACTGCATGGCCGCAAAAAAGCGGTCGTTTTTGCAGAGCTTGTAGGCCGGAAAATCGCCCACAAAAGCCTCGGTCTGAAACATGCTGCTGACTATGATTAACAAAGTAATTACCGTCAGTGAGCCAAGATAAACAAGCCATGCGGCACTTAAACTCCCGCTGCCCAGAAAAAAAGAAATTATGATAATCACCGAAACCAACCAAAGAAAAATGGAAGCAACGGGACCGGCAATAATAGCCCTGGCGTAGGCTTTTTGCATCTTTTGAAAGTTATGCTCATCCTCAATTACGCCCACATCGGGTACAACCAATCCACCAATAAGAGTCATACTGTTTGGACGAAACTTTAAGGTCCACCTGCCGTTTTCCGTAATAAACAAAAAGGCAGATAAATATAGCGCACGCATCTTAACCCCGTCAGTTACGAAGCTGATAAAATGGCCCATCTCATGCACAACCAGGGAAACAAAAAAAGTCAGGATAAAAATCAAAACCGGGGCATAGCCGGGCAGTTGGAAATATCCGCCTGCACCGGCCACAATAAAGCCCGCCAAAAACCCTATGGCCAGAAAAATAAGGCTAACCATTAATTTTCTAAGAATGTGGTCCTTACTACGTTTTTTCCTCAACTGGCATACTCCTTAGAATGCTATATTAACTGCTAAAAAGCGCAGCTTTTGTGGCTGCGCTTTGTGCATGCCTGCTATTTTGCCACTGCTATTCCCTGCCCCGCCAGATACTCTTTTAAGTCAGGGACAGCAATTTCACCGAAGTGGAAAACCGAAGCTGCCAGGAGGATATCAGCCCCCGCCTGGGCGGCTTCCAGGAAATGTTCCTTGCTGCCGGCACCGCCTGAAGCCACCACCGGCGCACTGACCACTTCTTTAATGCCGCGTATCAGTGGCAGATCGTAGCCGGTTTTAGCACCGTCACATGCTTTACTGGTGGGCAGGATGATAGAGGCTCCCCGTGCTTCCGCTTCTTTGGCCCATTCTATGGCGTCTTTGCCGGTGGCGGTATTGCCCCCGTCCACATAAACTTCATAACCGGAGGGCAAAGCCGCATTCTTGTCCACATCAATGGCCACCACCACTTTTTCCCGGCCAAAGAGTTTAACCGCCTCATCTATGAGTGCTGGATTGCGAAAAGCAGCGCTGCTCATGGACACGCGGTCTGCTCCTGCCGCCAGCACAGCTTCCGCATCGGCAGCACTTTTGATCCCGCCTCCCACGGTAAAGGGAACGGTGGTGACAGCAGCCACCTTCTTAACCGTTTCCAACATGGTTTTACGTCCTTCAATGGTGGCGGTAATATCCAAAAAGGCCAGTTCATCCGCCCCGGCATCACAATACGCCCGCGCACTCTCCACCGGATCTCCGGCATCCTGTAACCCCACAAAATGCACACCTTTAACCACACGCCCGTCCTTAATATCCAGACAAGGCATAATCAGCACCTTTGACATATAAAACACCCCTTCACAGCTCTGTAAAATATATCATTCGCCCCTGCAAACAGAATTCCTTTACCGGGGGTCAGGTTTAATGTTTTTAATCATTTGCATCCAAACAGAACTGTTCACCACTACATGCCCTCAATCTGCTCTGCGTAGATACAGACGCAATAAAATGACTATCCAAAGGAGGGCAATTACCGCCCCCACCAACCCATAGGGCAGCATAACGGAGAGTGCCCCCATAGTTGTGGCGTGGACGATTTCACCCATCCAGTAACTAGGCAGAAAGGCGGCCAGATATTTATATGGAGCATCAATAAACCAGGCCACCGGCAGCCCTAAAATCAAAGCATTGGTCAGCTTGGATAAAGCCACTCCTTCTACTTTGTTACCGGCCAAAACCAGAATCAGCAAAGCAGAGATAACTCCCTGCAGCGTACCGATGGTATTTACCGTCAAAATTACCGCCATATCCTCTATGCTCAGGCCAAACAGTAAAATAACGATTATAGAGGTGAAAAATGCCCAGATCATGGGTGCGGCCAGACGGGCCCAAAGATAAGAGTGTCCTCCTACCGGGGTAATGCTATAGTAGGTGCCGATGCGCTCATCCCG from Dethiobacter alkaliphilus AHT 1 includes the following:
- a CDS encoding M50 family metallopeptidase, which gives rise to MRKKRSKDHILRKLMVSLIFLAIGFLAGFIVAGAGGYFQLPGYAPVLIFILTFFVSLVVHEMGHFISFVTDGVKMRALYLSAFLFITENGRWTLKFRPNSMTLIGGLVVPDVGVIEDEHNFQKMQKAYARAIIAGPVASIFLWLVSVIIIISFFLGSGSLSAAWLVYLGSLTVITLLIIVSSMFQTEAFVGDFPAYKLCKNDRFFAAMQLYQYVLLSSEPEKIRRQNTYLKEVLLNELAEKYGKREVHVFTLNIIDAFLVEYLVGETEELPPVVSDYITYLVDKPQVLSRLKNSEIALLLRAHIIRLLSAQENTKELALDFYQALKRDIEPVNPVKKYIIRQTEHVLGLADHGEYLQNKANIIISPAHDVLKNFPGYYMDELKLNHSTQH
- the hisF gene encoding imidazole glycerol phosphate synthase subunit HisF, with the protein product MSKVLIMPCLDIKDGRVVKGVHFVGLQDAGDPVESARAYCDAGADELAFLDITATIEGRKTMLETVKKVAAVTTVPFTVGGGIKSAADAEAVLAAGADRVSMSSAAFRNPALIDEAVKLFGREKVVVAIDVDKNAALPSGYEVYVDGGNTATGKDAIEWAKEAEARGASIILPTSKACDGAKTGYDLPLIRGIKEVVSAPVVASGGAGSKEHFLEAAQAGADILLAASVFHFGEIAVPDLKEYLAGQGIAVAK